From Actinomycetes bacterium, a single genomic window includes:
- a CDS encoding GNAT family N-acetyltransferase: MTTPAPAPTGQVEPRRTAEAAARAAGVVVVELGGVAETAAVSAVFGAIWGVSSPAAMPAELVRALAHAGNYVAGAYDGEELVGAVVGFLGLHHGRVHLHSHVAGVVPRAQGRSVGLALKLHQRAWALARGIGQAEWTYDPLVRRNAYFNLTKLGATAVAYHTDFYGGMDDAINAGEPTDRCVALWDLAAPRVVAAAAGAATARTAAAGAAAAATTGAAAARAAAAGAVPEPDRDALLAGGAAVLLAEGGEGEPLASPGLAARVLLCQVPEDVVALRTTQPELARAWRLAVRETLGRALAAGWVATAASRSGWCVLEREEGRR, translated from the coding sequence ATGACCACGCCAGCGCCCGCGCCGACCGGCCAGGTCGAGCCGCGCCGGACGGCCGAGGCGGCCGCCCGGGCCGCCGGGGTCGTCGTCGTCGAGCTCGGCGGCGTGGCCGAGACGGCCGCGGTCAGCGCCGTGTTCGGCGCGATCTGGGGGGTCTCCTCGCCGGCGGCCATGCCCGCCGAGCTGGTGCGGGCGCTCGCCCACGCGGGCAACTACGTGGCCGGCGCCTACGACGGCGAGGAGCTGGTCGGCGCCGTCGTCGGCTTCCTCGGCCTCCACCACGGCCGCGTCCACCTGCACTCCCACGTCGCCGGGGTGGTGCCCCGGGCCCAGGGCCGCTCGGTCGGGCTCGCCCTCAAGCTGCACCAGCGGGCCTGGGCGCTGGCCCGCGGCATCGGGCAGGCCGAGTGGACCTACGACCCGCTGGTGCGCCGCAACGCCTACTTCAACCTCACCAAGCTGGGCGCGACCGCGGTCGCCTACCACACCGACTTCTACGGCGGCATGGACGACGCGATCAACGCGGGCGAGCCCACCGACCGGTGCGTCGCGCTGTGGGACCTGGCCGCCCCGCGGGTCGTGGCCGCCGCAGCCGGGGCGGCCACAGCCCGGACGGCTGCGGCAGGGGCGGCTGCGGCGGCCACGACCGGGGCGGCTGCGGCCCGGGCGGCTGCGGCCGGGGCCGTCCCCGAGCCCGACCGGGACGCGCTGCTCGCCGGCGGCGCCGCCGTGCTGCTGGCCGAGGGTGGGGAGGGCGAGCCGCTGGCCAGCCCAGGCCTGGCCGCCCGCGTCCTGCTCTGCCAGGTGCCCGAGGACGTCGTGGCGCTGCGGACGACCCAGCCCGAGCTGGCCCGGGCCTGGCGCCTGGCCGTGCGGGAGACCCTGGGCCGGGCCCTGGCCGCCGGCTGGGTGGCCACCGCGGCCAGCCGCTCAGGCTGGTGCGTGCTCGAACGCGAGGAGGGGCGGCGGTGA
- the menC gene encoding o-succinylbenzoate synthase: protein MKLGCVELRRVRMPLVSPFRTSFGTETERDVLLVRVRADAGDGWGECVAGAEPLYSPEYADGAQHVMRRHLLPRLFALPEVGAHLVGPALAEVKGHPMAKAALEMAVLDAELRAAGIPLGAHLGAVREAVDCGVSVGIMGSVGELLDAVGSYLAQGYRRVKLKIEPGWDVEPVRAVRERFGPDVLLQVDANTAYTLADTPRLARLDPFDLLLIEQPLPEDAVRAHATLARSLRTPICLDESITSARAAADAIALGACAVVNVKAGRVGGYLEARRVHDVCAAHGIPVWCGGMLETGLGRAANVALAALPNFILPGDTSASDRYYHADLTPPFVLDDGRLRVPAGPGLGVDPLPERLEEFTVSVEEVTPDG, encoded by the coding sequence GTGAAGCTGGGCTGCGTGGAGCTGCGCCGGGTGCGGATGCCGCTGGTGTCGCCGTTCCGCACCTCGTTCGGGACCGAGACCGAGCGGGACGTGCTGCTGGTCCGGGTCCGCGCCGACGCCGGCGACGGGTGGGGGGAGTGCGTGGCCGGGGCCGAGCCGCTCTACTCGCCCGAGTACGCCGACGGCGCCCAGCACGTCATGCGGCGGCACCTGCTGCCCCGCCTGTTCGCCCTGCCCGAGGTGGGCGCGCACCTGGTCGGGCCGGCGCTGGCCGAGGTCAAAGGCCACCCGATGGCCAAGGCCGCGCTCGAGATGGCCGTGCTCGACGCCGAGCTGCGGGCCGCCGGGATCCCGCTCGGCGCGCACCTGGGCGCGGTCCGCGAGGCGGTCGACTGCGGCGTGTCCGTCGGCATCATGGGGTCGGTCGGCGAGCTGCTCGACGCCGTGGGCAGCTACCTCGCCCAGGGCTACCGCCGCGTCAAGCTGAAGATCGAGCCGGGCTGGGACGTCGAGCCGGTGCGGGCGGTGCGCGAGCGCTTCGGCCCCGACGTGCTCCTGCAGGTCGACGCCAACACCGCCTACACGCTCGCGGACACCCCCCGGCTGGCCCGCCTCGACCCGTTCGACCTGCTGCTGATCGAGCAGCCGCTGCCCGAGGACGCGGTGCGCGCCCACGCCACCCTGGCCCGGTCGCTGCGCACCCCGATCTGCCTGGACGAGTCGATCACCTCGGCCCGGGCCGCGGCCGACGCGATCGCGCTCGGGGCCTGCGCGGTCGTCAACGTCAAGGCGGGCAGGGTCGGCGGCTACCTCGAGGCCCGCCGGGTCCACGACGTCTGCGCCGCCCACGGCATCCCGGTCTGGTGCGGCGGGATGCTCGAGACAGGGCTCGGCCGGGCCGCCAACGTCGCCCTGGCCGCGCTGCCCAACTTCATCCTCCCGGGCGACACGTCGGCGTCCGACCGCTACTACCACGCCGACCTCACCCCGCCGTTCGTGCTCGACGACGGCCGCCTGCGCGTGCCGGCCGGGCCCGGCCTCGGCGTCGACCCCCTCCCCGAGCGGCTCGAGGAGTTCACCGTCTCGGTCGAGGAGGTGACCCCCGATGGGTGA
- a CDS encoding GntR family transcriptional regulator, with protein MPDGEAVTPGGETVTPGGETVTPGGETVTRPGELGRCGSKADEVAAALRELIVRGDIAPGAPLRQRHLAERFGVSPTPVREALRRLESEGLVHNDVNRGSTVAKLDPKTVEESYQIRAELEGLAVRLAASKLTATDLRDARAIHLELGASRDLDPRRHGLNRRFHFRIYECAGSPLLMSMLRLLWRSFPGGPRVSRPHQESTAQHAAILDALEAGDADLAAARTRDHILRALPYVVR; from the coding sequence ATGCCGGACGGGGAGGCGGTCACGCCCGGTGGTGAGACAGTCACGCCCGGTGGAGAGACGGTCACGCCCGGCGGGGAGACGGTCACGCGGCCCGGGGAGCTCGGCCGGTGCGGCAGCAAGGCCGACGAGGTCGCGGCCGCCCTCCGGGAGCTGATCGTCCGGGGCGACATCGCCCCGGGCGCGCCGCTGCGCCAGCGCCACCTGGCCGAGCGGTTCGGCGTCAGCCCGACCCCGGTCCGGGAGGCGCTGCGCCGGCTCGAGTCCGAGGGGCTGGTCCACAACGACGTCAACCGCGGCTCGACCGTTGCCAAGCTCGACCCGAAGACCGTGGAGGAGAGCTACCAGATCCGCGCGGAGCTGGAGGGGCTCGCGGTCCGGCTGGCCGCCAGCAAGCTGACCGCCACCGACCTGCGCGACGCCCGGGCGATCCACCTCGAGCTGGGCGCGAGCCGCGACCTCGACCCGAGAAGGCACGGGCTCAACCGCCGGTTCCACTTCCGCATCTACGAGTGCGCCGGCTCGCCCCTGCTGATGTCGATGCTGAGGCTGCTCTGGCGCTCGTTCCCGGGCGGCCCGCGGGTGTCCCGCCCCCACCAGGAGTCGACGGCGCAGCACGCCGCGATCCTCGACGCCCTGGAGGCGGGCGACGCCGACCTGGCCGCTGCCCGAACCCGCGACCACATCCTGCGCGCCCTCCCCTACGTCGTCAGGTAG
- a CDS encoding ABC transporter substrate-binding protein — protein MVGGRTATARKSVPLLLLVVLALLVAGCGRDEGGDQAGATDPGITAKSVKLGSSYPFSGPASAYGTIAKGVNAYFNFTNDKGGVNGRRIEFVTYDDGYEPQRALTNAKKLVEQDKVFALFNTLGTANNLAIWDYANQQKVPQLFVATGASNWGKDVAKHPYTIGWQPNYVTEAKVYAEYLKQSKPNAKVAVLYQNDAYGKDLLGGFKEGIAGSGVQVVDEQSYEVTDPSVASQVKKLAGSGADVFLDVTTPKFGAQAIATVAQTRWKPLHILNNVAASKAQVLKPVGLDNAQGIVSTAYFKNPEDPKWAGDAAMTEYKTSLAKYEPGADANDPYNAYGWAVGNTMVRALGQMKEPTRASLMEAVRNLDVENPLLLPGIKVQTGGTGDGYPIEAMQVQRFQGENFELVGSVIQAGAQ, from the coding sequence ATGGTGGGAGGGAGGACGGCGACGGCGCGAAAGAGCGTCCCGCTGCTGCTGCTGGTGGTGCTGGCCCTGCTCGTGGCGGGCTGCGGCCGCGACGAGGGCGGCGACCAGGCGGGCGCGACCGACCCCGGCATCACGGCCAAGTCCGTCAAGCTCGGCAGCAGCTACCCGTTCAGCGGCCCGGCGTCGGCGTACGGCACGATCGCCAAGGGGGTCAACGCCTACTTCAACTTCACCAACGACAAGGGCGGGGTGAACGGCCGCAGGATCGAGTTCGTCACCTACGACGACGGCTACGAGCCGCAGCGCGCGCTCACCAACGCCAAGAAGCTGGTCGAGCAGGACAAGGTGTTCGCCCTGTTCAACACCTTGGGCACCGCCAACAACCTCGCCATCTGGGACTACGCCAACCAGCAGAAGGTGCCTCAGCTGTTCGTGGCCACCGGCGCCTCCAACTGGGGCAAGGACGTCGCCAAGCACCCGTACACGATCGGCTGGCAGCCCAACTACGTGACCGAGGCGAAGGTCTACGCCGAGTACCTGAAGCAGAGCAAGCCGAACGCCAAGGTGGCGGTGCTGTACCAGAACGACGCCTACGGCAAGGACCTGCTCGGGGGGTTCAAGGAGGGCATCGCCGGCTCGGGTGTCCAGGTCGTGGACGAGCAGAGCTACGAGGTCACCGACCCGTCGGTCGCCTCGCAGGTCAAGAAGCTGGCCGGCTCCGGCGCTGACGTGTTCCTCGACGTCACCACGCCGAAGTTCGGCGCCCAGGCGATCGCCACCGTGGCCCAGACGAGGTGGAAGCCGCTGCACATCCTCAACAACGTGGCCGCGTCCAAGGCGCAGGTGCTCAAGCCGGTCGGGCTGGACAACGCGCAGGGGATCGTCTCCACTGCCTACTTCAAGAACCCCGAGGACCCGAAGTGGGCCGGCGACGCGGCGATGACCGAGTACAAGACCAGCCTGGCCAAGTACGAGCCGGGCGCTGACGCCAACGACCCGTACAACGCCTACGGCTGGGCGGTCGGCAACACCATGGTCAGGGCACTCGGGCAGATGAAGGAGCCGACCCGCGCCTCGCTGATGGAGGCCGTGCGCAACCTCGACGTGGAGAACCCGCTGCTGCTGCCGGGCATCAAGGTGCAGACTGGCGGGACCGGCGACGGCTACCCGATCGAGGCCATGCAGGTCCAGCGCTTCCAGGGCGAGAACTTCGAGCTGGTCGGCAGCGTGATCCAGGCCGGGGCGCAGTAG
- a CDS encoding branched-chain amino acid ABC transporter permease, giving the protein MGQFLQVVVDGIADGSVYGALALALVLIFRSTGIVNFAQGEMAMFSTFIAWGLHDSGRPLWLALLGAFVLSFLGGMAVERVVIRPVEGGRPLTVVIVTLGLFIVVNAAAGWIWGFTNRGFPRIFPSGTVGLGGVALSIESLGIIAVLLGVVGLLWLLFQRTKLGLAMRAAAQNPDSSRLVGIRVGRLLMLGWGLAALLGALAGVLVAPRLFLDVNLMGGVLIYAFAGAALGGFDSPLGAVVGSWIIGVTETLAGTYVSAIGADLKVLVPLAIIFVVLLVRPSGLFGVPEVTRA; this is encoded by the coding sequence ATGGGACAGTTCCTGCAGGTCGTGGTCGATGGGATCGCCGACGGGTCGGTCTACGGGGCGCTCGCGCTGGCGCTGGTGCTGATCTTCCGCTCGACCGGGATCGTGAACTTCGCCCAAGGCGAGATGGCGATGTTCTCCACCTTCATCGCCTGGGGGCTGCACGACAGCGGCCGGCCGCTGTGGCTGGCGCTGCTCGGCGCGTTCGTGCTGTCGTTCCTCGGCGGCATGGCGGTCGAGCGGGTGGTCATCCGCCCGGTCGAGGGCGGCCGCCCGCTCACCGTGGTGATCGTCACCCTCGGCCTGTTCATCGTGGTGAACGCCGCGGCCGGGTGGATCTGGGGGTTCACCAACCGCGGCTTCCCGCGGATCTTCCCCAGCGGCACCGTGGGGCTTGGCGGGGTGGCGCTGTCGATCGAGTCGCTCGGGATCATCGCGGTGCTGCTCGGCGTGGTCGGGCTCCTGTGGCTGCTGTTCCAGCGCACCAAGCTGGGCCTGGCCATGCGCGCGGCCGCCCAGAACCCCGACTCGAGCCGCCTGGTCGGCATCCGCGTGGGGCGGCTGCTGATGCTCGGCTGGGGGCTCGCCGCGCTGCTCGGCGCGCTGGCCGGAGTGCTGGTCGCACCCCGGCTGTTCCTCGACGTGAACCTGATGGGCGGCGTGCTCATCTACGCGTTCGCGGGCGCGGCCCTGGGCGGCTTCGACTCCCCGCTCGGGGCGGTCGTGGGGAGCTGGATCATCGGCGTGACCGAGACCCTGGCCGGCACCTATGTGAGCGCCATCGGCGCCGACCTGAAGGTGCTCGTGCCGCTCGCCATCATCTTCGTCGTGCTCCTGGTGCGCCCGTCCGGGCTGTTCGGCGTGCCTGAGGTGACGCGGGCATGA
- a CDS encoding M20/M25/M40 family metallo-hydrolase encodes MGETPGAGTGRHLRRLEGLRGRVEEMAGDLAILVEAESPSADPAALASCAGAVAELGSRLLGTPPERVERQGRPHLRWGFGDAPRVLLLAHLDTVWPLGTIDRWPVERDGDRLTGPGAFDTKAGIVQALHALAALDRLDRVELLVNSDEEVGSPTSSELIEAASQEARAVLVLEPSQGGTGALKTARKGFAVYRLRVHGRAAHAGNEPELGVNALVELARQVPAVERLARPGLGTTVTPTVATAGTTTNTVPAEAEVHLDVRFLDPGEHERVARDLGALRPELPGARLELVPGPSSPPLPPAASRQLYPVARRLGEALGLGTLDGVTVGGGSDGNRAAAAGAPVLDGLGAVGDHIHAEGEYVVVPAMAERAALLAALVEECPDRPG; translated from the coding sequence GTGGGTGAGACCCCGGGTGCCGGCACCGGCCGCCACCTGCGGCGCCTGGAGGGGTTGCGCGGGCGGGTCGAGGAGATGGCCGGCGACTTGGCCATCCTGGTCGAGGCAGAGTCGCCCTCGGCCGACCCGGCCGCGCTCGCGTCATGCGCGGGCGCCGTGGCCGAGCTGGGCAGCCGGCTGCTCGGCACCCCGCCCGAGCGCGTCGAGCGCCAGGGCCGGCCCCACCTCCGCTGGGGCTTCGGGGACGCGCCGCGGGTGCTGCTGCTCGCCCACCTCGACACCGTCTGGCCGCTCGGCACCATCGACCGCTGGCCGGTCGAGCGGGACGGCGACCGGCTCACCGGCCCGGGCGCCTTCGACACCAAGGCCGGCATCGTGCAGGCCCTGCACGCCCTGGCTGCGCTGGACCGGCTCGACCGCGTGGAGCTGCTGGTCAACTCCGACGAGGAGGTCGGGTCGCCGACCTCCTCGGAGCTCATCGAGGCGGCCAGCCAGGAGGCCAGGGCGGTGCTGGTGCTCGAGCCCAGCCAGGGCGGCACCGGCGCGCTGAAGACCGCGCGCAAGGGCTTCGCGGTGTACCGGCTGCGCGTCCACGGCCGCGCCGCCCACGCCGGCAACGAGCCCGAGCTGGGCGTGAACGCGCTGGTGGAGCTGGCCCGCCAGGTGCCCGCCGTGGAGCGGCTGGCCCGGCCCGGACTGGGCACGACCGTCACCCCCACCGTGGCCACGGCCGGCACCACCACCAACACGGTCCCGGCCGAGGCCGAGGTCCACCTCGACGTCCGCTTCCTTGACCCCGGCGAGCACGAGCGGGTCGCCCGCGACCTCGGCGCGCTCCGGCCCGAGCTGCCCGGCGCCCGGCTCGAGCTGGTGCCCGGGCCGAGCAGCCCGCCCCTCCCCCCGGCCGCGTCGCGCCAGCTCTACCCGGTGGCGCGCCGGCTCGGGGAGGCGCTCGGCCTGGGCACGCTCGACGGGGTGACCGTGGGCGGGGGGTCGGACGGCAACCGGGCCGCGGCCGCCGGCGCGCCCGTGCTCGACGGCCTGGGCGCGGTCGGCGACCACATCCACGCCGAGGGCGAGTACGTGGTCGTCCCTGCCATGGCCGAGCGGGCGGCCCTGCTCGCCGCCCTGGTCGAGGAGTGCCCGGACCGGCCCGGGTGA
- a CDS encoding branched-chain amino acid ABC transporter permease translates to MSPLTVEAGSRRHRALRAAALAGAGLAAVGLPFNSDPVVNGELTLVLVYAVAALGLNLLVGYCGQISLGHGAFFAIGAYTAAVLIAKAHLPHLLTVPAAALVTFVLGFAFGVPALRLRGLYLALVTLAMSVATPPLIKRFEGLTGGVQGLAVPQPTAPGWLPLDPDQYLYLLVLGVAAVLFLLAANLTRGGLGRALVSIRDDERAAITMGVDRAGVKTRAFACSAAYAGVAGALFTFALGFVAPESFTPLLSFSFLAAAVIGGLGTVAGALLGAVFIELVPQYAGSVDQALTGMLYGATLIAVMYLLPGGAAGLLGRLRRRLVEVVETPPPGGRPTGETAMEAGTVSSSQGGGLPAV, encoded by the coding sequence ATGAGCCCGCTGACGGTCGAGGCGGGCAGCCGGCGCCACCGGGCGCTCCGCGCCGCCGCGCTGGCCGGGGCCGGGCTGGCCGCGGTGGGCCTGCCATTCAACTCCGACCCGGTGGTCAACGGCGAGCTGACCCTGGTGCTGGTCTACGCGGTCGCCGCGCTCGGCCTGAACCTGCTGGTCGGCTACTGCGGGCAGATCTCGCTCGGCCACGGCGCGTTCTTCGCCATCGGCGCGTACACCGCGGCCGTCCTGATCGCCAAGGCGCACCTGCCCCACCTGCTCACCGTGCCCGCCGCGGCGCTGGTCACCTTCGTGCTCGGCTTCGCCTTCGGCGTGCCCGCGCTGCGCCTGCGCGGCCTGTACCTGGCCCTGGTCACGCTGGCGATGTCGGTCGCGACCCCACCGCTGATCAAGCGCTTCGAGGGGCTCACCGGAGGGGTGCAGGGCCTCGCCGTGCCCCAGCCCACGGCGCCCGGCTGGCTGCCGCTCGACCCCGACCAGTACCTCTACCTGCTGGTGCTCGGGGTCGCCGCGGTGCTGTTCCTGCTCGCCGCCAACCTCACCCGGGGCGGGCTGGGCCGCGCGCTCGTGTCGATCCGCGACGACGAGCGTGCCGCCATCACCATGGGCGTGGACCGGGCCGGGGTGAAGACCCGCGCGTTCGCCTGCAGCGCGGCCTACGCCGGGGTGGCCGGGGCGCTGTTCACCTTCGCGCTCGGGTTCGTCGCGCCGGAGTCGTTCACCCCGCTGCTGTCGTTCAGCTTCCTCGCCGCGGCCGTGATCGGTGGGCTCGGCACCGTGGCCGGCGCCCTGCTCGGCGCGGTGTTCATCGAGCTCGTGCCCCAGTACGCGGGCAGCGTCGACCAGGCGCTCACCGGGATGCTCTACGGCGCGACCCTGATCGCGGTCATGTACCTGCTGCCGGGAGGCGCCGCCGGGCTGCTGGGGCGCCTGCGCCGGCGCCTGGTCGAGGTGGTCGAGACGCCGCCGCCCGGAGGGCGGCCCACCGGCGAGACGGCCATGGAGGCCGGCACCGTCTCGTCCTCGCAAGGTGGTGGCCTGCCGGCCGTGTAG
- a CDS encoding ABC transporter ATP-binding protein: protein MPLLRVDRLTVRFGGVTALDAVSFELEPGQVCGLIGPNGAGKTTLFNCISRLTRPQGGRVELDGHDLLALEPHQVARLGIARTFQHLGLFGSLTVRENVMLGGHHACRAGFAATALRLPPVRREERALRRRADEVLERLGLAHLAGRPAAGLPYGTLKRIELARALGAAPRLLLLDEPASGLTHGEVDELAGVIGAARGDGELTVLLVEHHMGMVMRMSDKVVVLDFGRKLAEGAPGAVREDPAVVQAYLGVPA from the coding sequence ATGCCGTTGCTGCGGGTGGATCGGCTCACGGTCCGGTTCGGCGGCGTGACCGCCCTGGACGCGGTGTCGTTCGAGCTGGAGCCAGGGCAGGTGTGCGGCCTCATCGGCCCCAACGGCGCCGGCAAGACCACCCTGTTCAACTGCATCAGCAGACTGACCCGACCCCAGGGCGGGCGGGTCGAGCTCGACGGGCACGACCTGCTGGCGCTCGAGCCCCACCAGGTGGCCAGGCTCGGCATCGCCCGCACCTTCCAGCACCTCGGGCTGTTCGGCTCGCTCACCGTCCGCGAGAACGTGATGCTGGGCGGCCACCACGCCTGCCGGGCAGGGTTCGCCGCGACCGCGCTGCGCCTGCCCCCGGTCCGCCGCGAGGAGCGCGCCCTGCGCCGCCGCGCCGACGAGGTGCTCGAGCGCCTCGGCCTCGCCCACCTGGCCGGCCGCCCGGCGGCCGGGCTGCCCTACGGCACGCTCAAGCGCATCGAGCTGGCCCGCGCGCTCGGCGCCGCGCCCCGGCTGCTGCTGCTCGACGAGCCCGCCAGCGGCCTGACCCACGGCGAGGTCGACGAGCTGGCCGGGGTGATCGGCGCCGCCCGGGGGGACGGCGAACTCACCGTGCTGCTGGTCGAGCACCACATGGGCATGGTCATGCGCATGTCCGACAAGGTCGTGGTGCTCGACTTCGGCCGCAAGCTCGCCGAGGGGGCGCCTGGGGCGGTGCGCGAGGACCCCGCGGTGGTCCAGGCCTACCTCGGGGTGCCGGCGTGA
- a CDS encoding ABC transporter ATP-binding protein, translating to MTTLLEVEGLRASYGPVRALHGVDVAVEEGGVVAVLGPNGAGKTTTLRALTGMVRATGRITFDGHRLAGLATERIVRLGVAHVPEGRGTFPALTVDENLRLGAYLRRDAVGVRADLDRWYRVFPRLADRRGQAAGSLSGGEQRMLSIARALMLRPRLLLLDEPSLGLAPLVVRELFEVLGRVKREQHTTMLLVEQNANLALELADRAYVLEAGRMVLAGPASEVKTDEKVRRAYLGY from the coding sequence GTGACGACCCTGCTCGAGGTCGAGGGCCTGCGTGCCAGCTACGGGCCGGTGCGGGCGCTGCACGGCGTCGACGTCGCCGTCGAGGAGGGCGGGGTGGTCGCGGTCCTCGGCCCCAACGGCGCCGGCAAGACCACCACCCTGCGGGCACTCACCGGCATGGTGCGGGCCACCGGCAGGATCACCTTCGACGGCCACCGCCTGGCAGGGCTGGCGACCGAGCGGATCGTGCGGCTGGGCGTGGCCCACGTGCCCGAGGGGCGCGGCACCTTCCCCGCCCTCACCGTCGACGAGAACCTGCGGCTCGGCGCCTACCTCCGCCGCGACGCCGTCGGGGTGCGGGCCGACCTCGACCGCTGGTACAGGGTGTTCCCCCGGCTCGCGGACCGACGCGGCCAGGCGGCTGGCAGCCTCTCCGGCGGCGAGCAGCGGATGCTCTCGATCGCCCGGGCGCTGATGCTGCGACCCCGGCTGCTGCTGCTCGACGAGCCGTCGCTGGGGCTGGCGCCGCTGGTCGTCCGCGAGCTGTTCGAGGTGCTCGGCCGGGTCAAGCGGGAGCAGCACACCACCATGCTGCTGGTCGAGCAGAACGCCAACCTCGCGCTCGAGCTGGCCGACCGCGCCTACGTGCTGGAGGCGGGCCGCATGGTGCTCGCCGGCCCGGCCAGCGAGGTCAAGACCGACGAGAAGGTGCGCCGGGCCTACCTCGGCTACTGA